The DNA sequence AATTTCCGGCCTTTCGCTTGCCGAAATCAGGGCCGCTTTGAACAAGGAAGGAGCGTTCAAGCTGAAAGGCAATGAGTTTAAGGAAGCTGTCAAAGGTCGTTGGGAAGAACACCGTGAGAAATTTGTCGAGCGCACCGGGCTATCGCTCGGGGCtatgaggatgaggaaacGGGGCGAGCGACAGGTCAAAGAGCACGTCGAGGAACAGACTGACGAGGGACAATTGATGACCATGTCAGTCGACGGTCACGTTGGGGAGAACCAATTGGACTCGATTTGTATTTAGCATTTAGGATATACACTCTCGTCGTATGAGGATAAGGGAAATTGTTCGTCATTCATATGTAAGTTTAGGTTTAGACAAGGTGATGTAGATGGTTAAAGAGAGGGGATAAGACCTGCTACTGACTACTATTTGGTTACCGCCTTGCGAACAGACCATGCCATTCTCCTACGGGGAGTTTATAGGTATGGAGAACAACTAATCCACGCTTTGAACAAAGAAATCTCATGTTCAATCAACTTTCCTTTGGCCCACCAGAAGATGTCATTTCACATATTCACGCAAGGGCCGAGCGCTTAGCTTACGGCACCGCGGTCTGTTGAATCCGTGAATCGAACCAGGCGCAGAAGAACCAACAAGACGTACAAATCCAATAAAAGATAATAATGTAGTTTGCGCGGCTATGATATAAGTCTAGTTGCAATGGTGACAAAATATACTACTTCCTAGCAACTCAACAAAGAGCGAATGATGGATGCTTGCTTATTGAGAGCGCGCCGGTACAAATAACTCCTGGTCGTCCACCATTAAACGCGACGAGAGTCAGCAGCATCGCGGCGTCTCTTCTGCTGATGTTGTTGTCAGTCCGCATCTTGCTTATGATGCGTATATATATGGTGGATCAGCTTTTGGTCTTTCCAGCGTGGCTTGAGTCAGCACCTTGTCCTTGCTGACATTCAAATGAATATTCCGACAGGATTAATTCCATGCATATAGAATGCGGTAGAAGGGTGCTTTTAACGACGTGGACGGAAACGATGCGGATGATTACGAAAGTCAAAATTACCCTGTTTAGCGGCGGACACACCTTTGTGCCTGAATAATCCGTCAGTTTATGCGTCAGCATTCCCAGCAGTCGCTCAGAAGCCACAAACAGCAGCGACGGCCGCCCTGTAAACGTTTTAAATATCCACGTACAAACCTTCATTTCCATCTATTCGCAGAGAAAATTGCATCATGTAAGTACCCTACCACATAAGTTGTCGCTGCGAGTGAAAGACTCGCCTAGTTGTCCGACGGAGCAGGATATCGCAGCTGACCGGCGAAATCACAGGTCCACCAAGCCTGTCATTGCTGTTATCTACTACTCGACCTATGGTCACATCGCTACCCTCGCCGAGGAGGTTATCAAGGGCCTCGAGTCTACCGGTGCCATCGTCAAGCCCTATGTCATGTACGTTGAACACTCTACCAATACTGCTTCGCGCAATCATGGTAATCGGTAATGTTGATACGTCGGGAAAATAGTCAGGAGACTCTTTCCGAAgagattttgaagaagatgcacGCGGGCTCTTCCCTCAAGCCCAAGTATCCTATCATCACCCCTGACGACCTCAAGGAACTTGACGGTTTCATCCTTGGTTGCCCTACCAGGTAGGTGTCAAACACGGGACACAAATGCATAGGAGATGTTACACTAACTTGACGCGTCTACAAGGTACGGCGGTGTTCCTGCCCAGGTTGCTACCTTCTTCGATCAAACCGGTCAGCTCTGGGCTACTGGTGCCCTCGTCGGCAAGTTTGTGTCCATGTTTACTTCTACTGCCGGTCAGCACTCTGGTCAGGAGGTGAGTAGAATCTTCCAAGATACTCACTGAAAGGCATCTCGTTGACGGAAGGGCGTTTAGGCCACTACCTTGACaaccttccccttctttgctCACCGTGAGTGATTTGCTATAGTGATTAAAGGCTTGCTGACCCCTTGTAGACGGCTGTACGTCTTGTTATCTGTTTACTCAGTACTTTAGCTTATCATTACATTTATATAATAGTGACTTACGTTCCCATCGGTATGTCCTTTGACTTCCGACCTTGTCTTCGATCATTAATCATTCTCAGGTTATTCCAACCCTCTAATCTCTGGAGTTGAGGTAGTGAACGGAGGTACGTGTGGTGTAAGATAAAGGAGCTACCGGAAGTTGATGCCGTTTCGTTTTATCTCCCACCTTATTTCTCATATGATTAAAAAAACTCTAATTCCACAATTTCCCCTCACCTGCCCTTCAACTGAACTTTATCAACCAGGCTCACCATACGGCGCGAGCTGCATTGCCAACGCCGACGGAAGCCGAAAGCCTTCTGCTGTTGAGCTCGAAATCGCTGAGCACCAGGGAAAGTACTTCGGTAACTTTGTCGGTACCTTTGTCAAGGGAAGGAGCGCTGCGTGAGTCCCAGCACATACTTTCTGACTTACGGTCAAGCGTGCGATCGTTGTATCTGATAGCAATGCAGCGCTGCCCCTGCTACTACCACCGCCGCTGCTAGCCAAGTTCCTCAAAAAGTCTCCGAAAAGGAGGGTTACGCTGTCGGTGACGAGACCGCTGCCGCTGGCGGTGCTGCTCCCGCCCTCGCCAATACTGGTGTTGCGAACGTCGCCACCGAGAAGACCGCTGAACCTGCCGCAGCTGCTCTTGTAGCCGACGAGACCGCCGCTGCCGAGCCTGCTCCTGCCGCTGAGACTACCACTGCTGCTGAACCCGCTCCTGCTGCTGAAGCCACGCCCGCGGCTAccactgctgctgccaccCCTGCTACCGCTGAAAAGCCTTCTCAAACCAAGCCTGCTGCCGCAGCTGCTCCTAAAAAGAAGggcttcttctcttgttGTGGTGACTCTAACATTGATTAAGCGGAGTCGAATGTGAGGCAATGGACAGAAGTAGTGTGGCGGAGAGCTTTAATCGAATAATGGGAAGACTTAATCATATAGAATATATTAGCAACATTCAAAATGTTATGGCTTAAATCAAAGAACAAGATGCGCTGCTCTTCTGTTAATGTTTACATGGAGACTACAAAATGTCAACAGTCTACATAGTCTATAGATATCTTATTGCTTAGACAAAGCAGCAAGGTCACCCGCCCGATTGATCACATAGGTAGGAACGACAGGACTGGGGTTTTCTCCATAAATGTACTCATACTTAGTAACCCCGCCCATAACGAGCAATGTCCTAATACCACTATTTATACCGAATTCAATATCGGTGTGGAGGTTGTCACCGATCATGATGGTTCGGGCTGGGTTGATGTGATGGCTATGATGAAAATCATTGAGCGACTGGAATGTATACGATTGGAAGTTGGTTATACTTACTGGGCGATTACAGCATCCATCATAGTCTTGCTAGGCTTACCAATGACGACGGGAGTCTGTTTGGCGGCGTACACAATTGGTGCAGACATGGATCCGGCGGCTATTAACTAGTCAGGCTACTACCCACATCGCCCTCAACAAACGTAccagggaaaagagagcCACCAATAGGGAAGGTAGCGTCGGGGTTTGTAAGGATGAGCCGACACTCGGGGTTATGCAAGTATATCACAGCTTTggtgatcttcttccagtctTTGAATACGCTTTGTCAGTGATCCACCAGAAATTTTGACTGTTCAAGATGTACTTATCCAGTTGTCCGCACCACATAACACAGCACCGACTGAAGGATCAGGTGAATAGTGAGAGTAATCGATAGGAGGGGTAAATTCTCGGTCTTCGGGATCCTTAAGGTAGGTCACTGTTAGGAGGTTTTTGAAATATAGTGAAGATACTTACAGATCCTCCAATATGCGCAATCCCCACTTCGTcaagttcttcttcaatacCTTCATGTCCAAAAACGTAGACTTTCTTATCCTTGGGGAATTTCAATACCTCGGATAGGTACACGGCCGATGCATATGCCGAGCCGAAGCACTCCTCCTACAACAGTCATAAGTacaaggaaaagatttTGACACCGAATGACTTACAAGAGAAGCGTCCAAACCAAGGCTGTCAAAGTGGGCTTTAAGTTGCCTTCTTGACTTGGTTGAATTGTTAGTCACGAAGATGACCTTTTTACCTGCGTTAAATCAGTTCATCATTCCTACGCTTAGATTCAGCTCTTTACTGACCGCTAGATCTCAGCATATCAAGCAAAACCTTGGCATTTTCAGTCAACTGGGTACCCAAGAAGAGGACCCCATCGCAATCGAAGAGGAAAGTATCAGCCGAGTCGACGAGTTGTCGGTATTCCTCGAGGGTTTTGAGGAAAGGTGGTGCGGTTTTTTCAATGTCTATAGTCATAATAGCTGAGCCGGGTTGCATGCAACCTTTCTATCTGTCTGATATAGAGTGACAAAGCGAGATCAGTTCTCGAGTTAAGAACAATGGAAAAACGAAAAGCAAAACAGCAATTGTAACAAATCCGGCCCGAAGAGAGCGACCTCCACTCGCTGTGCTTGCCACGCCTCCATATCGCCGTATTGCCGAGTGTGAGCTTGTCATCTTACAAGTCATCTATGCGTGCACTGTCCGGGGCCAATTCTATTCAGGTTACATTCCTTATTTATTTTTGAAATACATTTAATACCTAAGAGACGAGCTTGGCTTGTGCTCTAAGCTCATTACCAACTTTTTCCTTCAAAAATTACCGATCCTATTTCGAGTTAGACATGTCCGACAGGCCTGGCTCCGCCTCTGAAGGCGAAGGTGACGAAATCCGACCATATGGCGAAGACCGCGACTCATCTGAAGAAtccgaagatgatgaccCCGAAGAGGCCAAGCGGATCGCTGAAGGATTCATAGtcgatgaagacgaggaagacggagaaggagaagacgacgaggaagatgaagagacaAGGCGGAGacgaaggaaggaagagaaacgacgtaggaagaaggaaagaagaatgaggagagaaagagaggaagcagaGTTGTCGGAAGATGAGCTGGAACTGATAGAAGAAAATCGTGGCCTGCGTGAAGGAAGACCGTTGAAGAGACTGAGGAGGCGTAGTGGATCTGAAGGGTCAGAGAATGACAGGGCTGTGCCCACTCTTCAAGACATGTTtcgagatgatgaagaccgaatggaggatgacgacgacgatCTCATGGACTTCATtgaggaggacgaagaggatgaggccaACCAAggagagacggaagagcagagaagagaaaggaagagggcggaaaagttgaagaggagagaacaGGCTAGGAGCCGTCCAGAATTGACTGGAGTAGACCGATCGTGAGTAATCCAGATATTTGTTGCGAGTAGCAAAGAACTGATTGTATGGCAGTTCATGGGATGAGATTTTTGCTGTGTTTGGCGATGGTCAAGATTACGATTGGGCGCtcgagggcgaggacggtatggatttggatgaagaagaagaggcagctAAGAAGGACCTCCGTCTAGAAGATGTAAGTCAACCATTGAAATAATGCTGAGACTATACTCAAACTCTTTTAGGTGTTCGACCCTGCCGAAATCAAAGCAAGGAGATtacaagatgaagataaGGCTGTTGCCAACGCCGATCGACCTGAGAGGCACCAAATTGTGAACTCTACCTTATCCGACAATCCCGTCTTCGCCACCGATACCCTTTACCCACCTCCTGATTTTGCCGCGAAATGGGTTGCGCCCAAGGTGTCTTTCCGTACTCAATATCTCTTTTACAATCAGCATCCCGAAGGATCTTACCCTATCCCTACTATTGATAATCCTCAGCCTTATCCTGTCTATCGCCGACCTGATCTCGAGATAGAATTCGAAAAGGCTGTATCCACCGCTCTCAACATGATGTTCGTGCAGCACTTAGAGGTACCCTACCTGTGGCACTACAAGCGCGACGTATTCAGTTTGTTGGAGAATCAAGGACAGAGCTCTGTGCTTTTCTTGGAGCGAGATGAACTTTGGCAGGTTTATGTCCTTGGTCAACGCTACCGAGCAATTCACGAAAGGAATGAGCAAACCAGGCAACAGTGGGGGAAAATCAAAGCGCGAAAAGGTGATATTGAGGATGAATATTTCACCAAGGGATTGCTCGGTAAAGCTTGTGTGGCGAGCATTGAAGcagctggagaaggcgaTGAATGGCTTGCATACCACTATGCGTCTGATATCAAGGCAatcaaggaggaagaagccttTGACGAGGTATCGAAGAAGTTACCAGAGAGGGCAGAGCGCGAAGATATtaggagagggaggattATGAAATTGGTTGAGGCCTTTGGTATCGACGCCAATAAAGTCGCTTCATCCTTCCAGGATGTCCATGGTCAACCGGCGCCTGTAATGAATCCGGACAAGATGCCTCTCGAGTTGGCGGACGAATTTACAGGTGCAGCATACTCAAGCCCTGAACAAGCTCTCTCTGCCGCTAGCTTTGTTCTTGTCCAAGAGCTGTCCAAGGACCCGGCTATCCGTCAGCAAGCTCGAGACTTCATGGATACCTGCGGTCTAGTCACAGTCAATGCCACTGATAGGGGCATGTCAGTAATCGACCAGTATCACCTTTACTACAATTTTAAATTCCTCACCAACAAACCTGTTCTCGATTTCAGGGACAGTCCTCAATTCGTTCACATGCTCAAggccgaggaggagggtcTTATAAACATTGCATTCGATATCCGTGAAGACATGCTCGCATCATTCACTGATGCCCTCATCCGATGTTGTCGATCGAATGACTACGGGGAGATTGCCTCGGCCTGGAATGAAGTCAGGATGGAGGTTTGCAATACATTAGTAAAGAAGCACTTGATGCCCATGGCCTCCAAGTGGATTAAGGAGCATCTCAGGACTCAGGCCGAGGAGTACATTGCTGAACGATGTCGAGAAGAATTAGAACTGCGTGTCAATGTCCGACCCTACGCCTCATCGGGCATGGAGCAAGGTGAAACCCCCTCAGTCCTTGCCATCACCAACGGGAAAGGTGATATCCGAGATGCCGTCATGGCTGTCATGCTCGACGACGAAGGCAACGTACGCACTCAAACCAAATTTGACAATTTGCGtgacgaggaggacaaGACAATGTTCATAGAGTTGCTGGAAAAGCGAAAGCCCAAGGTTGTCGTCATTGGTGGTTTTTCTGCCCAAACTGCCCGTCTCAAAGACGCTGCTCTGGTTGCTATTCGCCAGCATGCCATAGAACTTCTAGGTCAAAACCCACCAGTATCAGATGCTTATCCTGACCACGAGGGATTTCAGTATGCTATGGCGGAATACGACGAGAAACTCAAGGCGCATCTAATTCCTCTTATTTTTGTTAATGACGCGACCGCGAGGTTGTACATGTCTTCAGAAGAGGCTGAGAAAGAACACCCCAACTTGCCCTTGAATGGACGATATGCTTTGGGTTTGGCGAGGTATGCTCAAAATCCCTTGAATGCGTATTGCAAACTGGGTAAACATATTGCCTCAGTAACCTTCATGGAGCATCACCAAAAGCTTATTCCTCAAGAGAAGCTTCTTTACCATCTCGAACGAGGTCTCGTGAACTCAGTCTGCTTCATGGGTATAGAGATTAACTCATGTGTGGCTGATCCTTATCAGCGGGCAATGCTGCCATACATTGCTGGTCTCGGCCCCAGAAAGGCAGATGCTGTGATATATGGTATCCAGAAGCATGTGAGTCAATAGCTTGTAAAATACGAAAACAAGCACTAACAATACGCAGGGCGCCCTTATCAATCGTATGGCGTTCACTGACCTTGGTCTCTTTGGACCTACGATCTTTGAAAACACTGCTGGTTTCCTTACAATAGAATCTGACCTCAAGGACATGATGCTGGAAGCCGAAAACCCCCAAGAGCAGCCCGACCCTCTTGATATGACTCGAATTCATCCCGAGAACTACGAGTTCGCCCAAAAGATGTGTCAAGATGCTCTCGATCTCGACGTTGAGGATGTGGCAGATCGACACAAGTCAGAAGTCGTCCAGACTCTTATGCTTGATGATaagcgggggaagaagctAGGAGAGCTCAACTTGGATGATTTTGCTTTCAATCTTCAGCGACAAGGTGAAGGTAATAAGCGTCACACTCTCGGAGAGATCGTTAGCGAATTGATCAGATACCGATCTGATCGACGACCCGCCTTCTACGTCCCTACTGACTGGGAGATCGTGACTATGGTCACGGGAGAGACTGAAAGGACTGTTGGGAGAGGATTGAAGGTGACGGCAACCGTCAGAAAAGCCATTTCGGCTCGAGTTTTCTGCCAGCTCGAATCAGGTTTGGACGCTGTTCTCGAGCGAGATTACGTCGCCGACGAGGATCAAGCTCCAGTCACCTCTTGCGACGAAGTATTCAAACCTCGCCAAGCTATCAAGGGTGTCGTCATCATGCCTGAACCTGCTCGTTTCCAAGTACGTATATCAACTCGACCCTCTGATCTCCGGCAAGGTGTCGATTTTGTCCAACCTTTCAAAGATGAGGAATATAACAGTAAAGATCGTCGGGATGCGGCTGAGGCGGCTACCGCTGCGAAGAAGCAGCGAAGAGCGGGCAAGGTTCAGCGTATCGTCAACCACCCCAACTGGCATGTTCTTAACTCTGGTCAGGCCGAGCAATTCCTTGCAAGCCAGCATCGAGGTGACTGTGTCATACGACCCTCATCTAAGGGTCCTGATCGCATTGCGGTGACCTGGAaggttgatgaggatgtttATCAACACATTGATGTACAAGAGATAGACAAGCCAAATGAATACTCTCTGGGAAGGATCCTGATGGTCAGCGGTCAATACAGATATAGTGATCTGGATGACTTGATCATTAACCACGTCAAAGCGACCGCGAGGAAGTTTGATGAGATTCAAATGCACGAGAAGTACAAGCCGGAGCACGAGCTTGGTGAGTGTGACAAATACGAGGACTTTAAAAGCTAACCAGTGGCGTTTGTTAGATGCTTTCCTGAAGAACTATGTGCAAGCCCATCCTGGAAGAAGTATCTATGGCTTCAGCGTTGACAGCGATCGGCCAGGATACCTCAAGCTTTGCTTCCTCAGCAAGCCTACAAAAGACGGCGGTGTCATTCAAACCTGGGTAGGTCATCATTGTTTGACTTGTTGGGCTGCTGGCTGATTTGATTTCCAATGTAGCCTGTCCGAGTCCTTCCTGGTGCCTATAAGCTTGGTAACGCTATCGTCCCTGGTGTCACCGAGCTCAGCAATGCATTCAAGATGCAATATTCTGAAAAGCTTGCAGAACAAGGCCACCAAGGCAAAACCCCGGGTATTTACCTTGGTAAAACTCCCATGCATCTTGGTGGGCGAACGCCTGCCCTAGGGTCTAGGACCCCTGCTATGGGTTCTAGGACTCCTGCTCTAGGCTCCAGAACGCCAGCCCTTGGATCAAGGACACCAGCTCTGGGGTCCAGAACTCCCGCTCAGGGAGGACCGAGGTATTAAGGAAGTTACAAAAATAATGGATGAAGGTTGAATGATGCGGGTGGTGGTTAGTCAACAGTGTACGATTATTTTCATCTTGCAAGCTCAGGCTATTTGATTGTCATTATGCATGTTATCGTTTTGGTCATAAATACTGTGCCAAATCAAAACTTGTCACGGTTGTGTACGATTTTCATCGAAGTTGAGGAAGGCACAAGGTTCTGAAAGGGCTTGGGCAATTTTTCCTGCTCGTTTCTGTGACTGGGAGCTCCTAAATGGAACTCAAGCAAAGCAGAACGTTTCAACATATGCATCCCAGTAATACCACAAATAATTCGACAGGCTCGCCGACCTGGATAAAACAAACGAAAAGATATGATGCTACACGCCTTACTCATAAGCTATGATTAAACTAATGAACGTCTGTTCCTCATCTAAACGGCAGCGAAAGTGGGGAAGCAGGTCTTGATGTCAGACTTAGGATGCTTGGAGTCAACATGTTGCTGAAGACTAAATAGGAGGAAAGGGTACCATGAGCTCATTGTCGGGCGAAACAGATACAATGACTCACACAAGCTGTTTAGAGGTGCCTTGGAAGACGGCCTTGCAAGTTATACACTGGATGGTCATGGCAGCCTGCATTACAAGTCCATTAGTTACCACCACTTTTAAAAAACAGTCGACACCCGTCTCCCCACCTCGTACCTGCCCACACCACTGAGTGCCCCTCCTAGCATGGCCATAGCACCTCAGGTGCATTTGCAGGCCAAAAGACTCACGGCATTAGACTTCAATTGGGACTGGTCACCCTTCCCAGCGGCGCCCTTGGTATTCCTGTCTCTTTTGGCCTGGGCCTTAGCACCCTGCAAATATGAGGAACATCAGCATCAAGCCAGATTAGTTTAGGTGAGAACTACAGAGTAAAGTCCAGGGTGGCAAGCAACCGCCCGTAATAGACTCACGTTACCCATTTTGATTGGTAGTGTTTCTGTAGATTGAGGAGTACACGGAGATGTAGACAAATAGAAGCGGACAGACGCCTTTGGGGTGGAAGAAGCGCAAACGGGAATTCGAAgttttgaaaaaaaaaaggcagaATCTCAAAAAGGGAACCGAAGTATATCCAAATAATaacaaagaaggaaaaactCGTAGAAGACAAGTTCAGCGGCGAAAACCGCCTTTCCAATTATCAGCCTAATTAAGATAATAAAATACAATAATaacaacaacgaaaaagaaaaaaaagtagTGCAGGAAAAAAGAACTGCCCCAGCATGGATTTGAACCATGGACCCTAACCTGACCTCGTATTAACTACGAAGGCCATACTCTAACCCCTGAGCTACAAGGGCTTTCTTAAATGTCGGTTAAAACTGCAATCTTATAAGCCATCATAAACCATTCTGGGCATATTCTTATTTTGCCCTGCAAACAAAGGAAGGAATATGATAGGCTCGACAAGCCTCCCGGCGGACATCTACCCTCCGAACGAGGCACAAAGTTCCAAGgaggggcttgtgtcgagctTTGGGGTATGCTACATGTACACCTCATTGACAGTTGATTGATTAGAGGAGGTTAGTCTCTGGTCGCTCATCAGTGGCCGATGGTTGGACTGATGATAGGTTTGTCGTCAGCCATCAATGATGTGATGATCCATATGAAGAAGGTTTATAAAATACCGATGCAAAGAAGTTGAAACCCTTTTCGGAAAGACTGTTATTTTAGCCTCTGATACTGTAGTGGCCAAATTGGTACAGTAAATGCTCATAGAAGACGGGCGAATGATGGTGATAATAATACGTCTATGTCTGGGCTGTACCAAGGTAGTCCCACTTATATGTTGGTCAGGGAAAAACGATCCTCCAGCAAAGTCGTCATGCTACAACAGTAATACGCGACCAGAGAACAATTCGAGTTATCCCTAATAATCTAAACAGTTGTTGGCCTCGCATCCCATAAAATAGGAAGGTAGAAGATAGAAGTTTTTTGCCATCAAAATGGTGATATTTCGGTCCATACAGCAGCCATAGCTATTCTATTCTGCCCAGTAAGCACGATTCTTCACATGACATACTGGCAGAGCTCGTCCTGTTCACTATAAATATATGTTTTTTTCAAACAGGCTAAATGCTTATTCGGTTGGCCCTTCCCAAACTGGTTGTGCCTCCGCATCAGTGACAGGTGCTCGCATAGTTCTAGCAATCCTATATTAGTAACGCCGAGAAAGTCTGATAAATTCAACTCACGAAGGGGCATCGACCACACGAACGAAATGCAGCGCGATGAAAACCAAACCAACGACACCGACGACGGTGCCGCAGATATACAGAAGCATGTAATAGCTGTAGTTGATGTCAGACCACCTCTAGTCttgcctctccttctctcttttaGACATACTTAAGCATTAGGACGCCGAGCAACAAATAGACTGCAAAAAGGCAAATTAGCTAGGAAGCGATATTTTTGAGATGATAAGATTTACAAGCACCACGACCAAGGAAAGAGTGCATGAAGCTGGCATACTTTTGGATAATGGCCTTGTGCTCCTCGGTTGGGGGTCGAACTTCTAGGAAGACGATCACAGCGCCGATGCTACGAGGTCCGTACGTCAGCCTTAAGGCAAAATGCAGCAATCGCAGCCCAAGTCTCACAGAATCTCATAGATTCCAATAATGATACTTGAAAAATTATGCTTGATAAGAGATCCTACACCTCCAACAATAGCGAAACCACCGACAATCCTTCAATACAACCCATATCAGCAACTTGTCAACAAAGGAACATCAAATCAGATGAGGGAACGGTTATGACCGTGATGTTGACCTACATGTTAACGATTCTATAGTCATTCCTCGTCAGCAACGCAGTTCAATAGTATTGGGGGAATATCTACGAGAAAAACAGCAACAGTCTTGTGAAGGTTAGGGCCATCACGAGCCGTGCTCTTTTCTGCTAGAAGTGTCCCCCCAGGTAGTAGTAGACACTCACCGGAAGAGTTCCGCGGGGTTCTGCTGTAAGCGCTC is a window from the Cryptococcus neoformans var. neoformans JEC21 chromosome 2 sequence genome containing:
- a CDS encoding cytoplasm protein, putative, whose product is MSTKPVIAVIYYSTYGHIATLAEEVIKGLESTGAIVKPYVIQETLSEEILKKMHAGSSLKPKYPIITPDDLKELDGFILGCPTRYGGVPAQVATFFDQTGQLWATGALVGKFVSMFTSTAGQHSGQEATTLTTFPFFAHHGLTYVPIGYSNPLISGVEVVNGGSPYGASCIANADGSRKPSAVELEIAEHQGKYFGNFVGTFVKGRSAAAAPATTTAAASQVPQKVSEKEGYAVGDETAAAGGAAPALANTGVANVATEKTAEPAAAALVADETAAAEPAPAAETTTAAEPAPAAEATPAATTAAATPATAEKPSQTKPAAAAAPKKKGFFSCCGDSNID
- a CDS encoding 4-nitrophenylphosphatase, putative, with translation MQPGSAIMTIDIEKTAPPFLKTLEEYRQLVDSADTFLFDCDGVLFLGTQLTENAKVLLDMLRSSGKKVIFVTNNSTKSRRQLKAHFDSLGLDASLEECFGSAYASAVYLSEVLKFPKDKKVYVFGHEGIEEELDEVGIAHIGGSDPEDREFTPPIDYSHYSPDPSVGAVLCGADNWINWKKITKAVIYLHNPECRLILTNPDATFPIGGSLFPAAGSMSAPIVYAAKQTPVVIGKPSKTMMDAVIAHHHINPARTIMIGDNLHTDIEFGINSGIRTLLVMGGVTKYEYIYGENPSPVVPTYVINRAGDLAALSKQ
- a CDS encoding expressed protein, which encodes MERLQQNPAELFRIVNMIVGGFAIVGGVGSLIKHNFSSIIIGIYEILIGAVIVFLEVRPPTEEHKAIIQKYASFMHSFLGRGAFYLLLGVLMLNYYMLLYICGTVVGVVGLVFIALHFVRVVDAPSTMRAPVTDAEAQPVWEGPTE